AACTCCCCGTAGGGCAGCTCGACGGTGAGCTGGTCGCCCTTGGCGAGGGCCGCGACAACGCCTTCGGAGAACCGGCCGCCGGGCACGACACGGACATGCAGGTGCACGCTGTCGTTCTGGTGCGGGGGGTTGGCCATGGAGTAGGTGCGGCTGTCGCCGTCCGGCAGGAGAACCTTGAGGTACTGCCCTGCCGCGAACTTGGCGCGCCGGCCCGTCGGCAGCCTCAACTGGAGGGCCACCACGTCCGCTGCGGGACGGGTGACGCGATGGACCTTCGCCGACATCGTCTGACGCTCCGGAGCGCCCCGCTCGGTGATGCGACGAGGCGCGATGCCGAGGTCGGAGCAAGGGCGCGCCTGGCACAGCAGTACGGCTTCCGCGGGGCCCTCGGCGGTTCCCCGCCCGCGCACGTGAGCCCGCCCGGACGTCAGCCCGCCTTCACAGGTCGAACAGACGCCCTTGCGGCACGAGTACGGGATCGCGTACCCGGCGCGTTCGGCGGCGTCGAGCACGGTCTCCTCCGGCTCGCAGGGGAAGCTGATGCCGGTATCGGCTACGTTCACCTGATACGTCATATGTGTTCCTCCACGAGAGGGACGTGGGGCAGGGGAGGCGTTGCCGAGCCGATGAGGCGAACGGCTCGAAGCACCGCCGCCGGGTCGGCGACCCCTCGCCCTGCGATGTCGAAGGCCGTGCCGTGTCCCACGCTGGAGAAGGCGATGCCCCCGCCGACCGACACCGCCGCGGCCGAACGCCCGGCGAGCAGTTTCACCGGGATGTGCCCCTGATCGTGGTACATGGCCACGAAGGCGTCGTACTGCCCGGTGCCGGTCCGGTCGCCGAGCAGGATGTCGGCGCCGACCGGGCCATGGGCGTCGATGCCCGCCGCACGGAGACGCTCCACACCGGGAACGGTGATCCGCTGATCGTCGTCGCCGAAGAGCCCGTCCTCGCCGGCGTGCGGGTTGATCCCGAACACGGCGATTCTCGGTGAGGCGACCCCGGTCGAGGCGAGGAAGTCCACCGCTGCCCGTCCGGCGCTCTCCACCAGCTCCGGCGTCAGCCGGGACACCGCGTCCACCAGCCGTTCGTGGAGCGTCGCGTGAACGATCCGCAGACCTCCTCCCACCAGCATCAGGAACACGAGGTCGGGGTGTTTCCCGCTGAG
The Streptomyces tuirus genome window above contains:
- a CDS encoding 2Fe-2S iron-sulfur cluster-binding protein, encoding MNVADTGISFPCEPEETVLDAAERAGYAIPYSCRKGVCSTCEGGLTSGRAHVRGRGTAEGPAEAVLLCQARPCSDLGIAPRRITERGAPERQTMSAKVHRVTRPAADVVALQLRLPTGRRAKFAAGQYLKVLLPDGDSRTYSMANPPHQNDSVHLHVRVVPGGRFSEGVVAALAKGDQLTVELPYGEFSVDAESDRPAIVVATGTGFAPVKSIVEDHIRRRVDRPVHLYWGGRREEDLYLRDLAEGWSARLPWLSFTPVLSDAGPDWAGRTGWVHRAVLEDHPDLGHHEVYACGSPMMTDAARKDFVERGGLDPERFHCDAFVPSGEPVVPVA
- a CDS encoding PdxA family dehydrogenase — encoded protein: MTIGDPNGVGPEIAVKASEALSDDPDPGLRPVLVGDALVVRHYAHQAGLVVRETDGTDEGRAGTVDLMHVPALHPQAFRPGTVHAAAGAATVTYLGEAVRAVQEGRGRGIVGGPHSETAIRAASIAFSGYPSLLARLSGKHPDLVFLMLVGGGLRIVHATLHERLVDAVSRLTPELVESAGRAAVDFLASTGVASPRIAVFGINPHAGEDGLFGDDDQRITVPGVERLRAAGIDAHGPVGADILLGDRTGTGQYDAFVAMYHDQGHIPVKLLAGRSAAAVSVGGGIAFSSVGHGTAFDIAGRGVADPAAVLRAVRLIGSATPPLPHVPLVEEHI